The proteins below are encoded in one region of Colletotrichum lupini chromosome 5, complete sequence:
- a CDS encoding proteasome A-type and B-type: MSRRYDSRTTIFSPEGRLYQVEYALEAISHAGTAIGILAKDGIVLAAERKVTSKLLEQDTSAEKLYIVNDNMLAAVAGMTADANILINYARQAAQRYLLTYNEDIPCEQLVRRLCDLKQGYTQHGGLRPFGVSFIYAGWDPRRQFQLYQSNPSGNYGGWKATAVGANRASAESLLKQDYKEDCTLKEACGMAVKVLSKTMDSTKLSAEKLEFATVGQTSDGKIYHRLWTAEEIKELLKEHDLAKDESTEDK; the protein is encoded by the exons ATGTCACGCAGATACGATTCCCGC ACAACAATCTTCTCCCCCGAGGGCCGTCTCTACCAGGTTGAATATGCCCTTGAGGCTATCTCTCACGCTGGAACTGCCATTGGCATCCTCGCCAAGGATGGCATCGTTTTGGCCGCCGAGCGCAAGGTGACTTCGAAGCTGTTGGAGCAAGACACTTCTGCGGAGAAGCTGTACATCGTCAACGA CAACATGCTTGCCGCCGTTGCAGGTATGACGGCTGACGCCAACATCCTCATCAACTATGCCCGTCAGGCCGCCCAAAGATACCTCCTCACCTACAACGAAGACATTCCATGCGAGCAGCTCGTCCGGAGACTATGCGATCTGAAGCAAGGATACACACAACACGGTGGTCTGAGACCGTTTGGCGTCTCCTTCATCTACGCCGGATGGGACCCTCGTAGACAGTTCCAGCTGTACCAGAGCAACCCTTCAGGCAACTACGGCGGATGGAAGGCGACGGCTGTTGGTGCCAACAGAGCTAGCGCAGAGAGCTTGTTGAAGCAGGACTACAAGGAAGATTGCACTCTCAAGGAGGCTTGTGGCATGGCGGTCAAGGTTCTTAGCAAGACCATGGACTCAACGAAGCTGAGCGCGGAGAAGC TCGAATTCGCCACCGTTGGCCAGACGAGCGACGGCAAGATCTACCACAGACTCTGGACCGCAGAGGAGATCAAGGAATTGCTGAAGGAGCATGATTTGGCAAAGGACGAGTCCACGGAGGACAAATAA
- a CDS encoding SPOC domain-containing protein — protein MWRRFGIFPPTSRRFIAAQRTATHSITSTFAQAPFCSSPTQPKKRHANIAPTTIDLDFVVANCVARRYTSYLCWNSLERDNWKGSRAVCALRIEPVVSRAYLGWRTPDLPESTTGVDPVPSPKGAPSRSFPTKGDGRLNASTSPSCHRWQQSHYVCTHTYLTLPHSLPTRSNQYGQHTKAFDDQPIEPPKKRGRKKKQEEEPEEEIIRCVCGATEQDGDSEEPWIACDKCTAWQHNDHKELLALMEQGERPWESRRKAYEDEQNEKKKKKKKGGRAGKRASDPKEELSQDTRSNKAEDSPAPSEPAKEKKDKKDAASKAATGKRKTREETGEKEAKTPAPKQRKVSDPEASPVVNYTAPADLDAKVSDLPEDRKGPAQLLQKAVGGSLTAGVKDKTISLPKDTTIAAKAERMALEIERAVHDAHPDRSQYAMQARILYANMKLNGDLTKRLLKRTLSPTMLATMSADELATKERQEANAQLKAISEKQSILITEDGPRMRRTHKGEEIVENESFHQNDERRSFIRRPSGREGQAGIKSDGESHYENSVELPAHAGLHIDTRGARHSPKHPDFDINKVYATVKSPTGTHNRRPSAPNHGPGVDADVDRLLQEETDSPPYSPTDETDPDVIWRGHLVMSSIADFPAAARFVGGANLSTTIALPWTSLIPKKLTVAGRIDEQKAIEYLCGLRYADQTDIVVVAITPSSEVYRREFQALIDYFVSKKRYAVVGDKGVGNVRDTYLVPVLPGDSNMPEFMLNFSDNLVPQKRTEPMLLAVFVYRNTPRQPQLGGTTSQSPVTNVPTPPQSGVPPRHPSISGPAFSPTVAQGPFQQPGYPVGNTAHTLQEYPAQAAHQAVPSNQPPTGYTAARGAELENQQRQQQGQALAQEVLGPLINSPTMKFLLPQAYQMSRTEWEVVRGILERDLRARNDLTHLSLLLEKQPPAAKGSDIASPAPQGAQGVAPSA, from the exons ATGTGGAGGCGGTTCGGCATTTTCCCTCCAACCTCGCGCCGTTTTATCGCAGCGCAGCGCACCGCAACCCACTCCATCACCTCCACCTTTGCGCAAGCTCCCTTCTGCTCCTCTCCCACACAACCCAAAAAGCGGCACGCGAACATCGCTCCCACCACGATCGACCTTGATTTCGTTGTCGCAAACTGTGTCGCGCGacgttatacttcttatctGTGTTGGAACTCACTCGAGAGGGACAATTGGAAGGGTTCCCGCGCGGTCTGCGCTCTTCGCATCGAGCCTGTGGTGTCGCGCGCGTATCTTGGATGG AGGACACCGGACCTTCCTGAATCGACAACTGGAGTAGATCCCGTACCTTCCCCCAAAGGTGCACCATCGCGCTCCTTCCCAACAAAGGGAGACGGACGTTTGAACGCTTCCACCTCTCCTTCCTGCCACCGCTGGCAACAAAGCCATTATGTCTG CACGCACACATACCTTACACTGCCGCATTCTTTACCAACAAGATCTAACCAGTATG GTCAGCATACAAAGGCCTTCGACGACCAACCTATCGAACCGCCCAAGAAACGaggaaggaagaagaagcaagAGGAGGAACCAGAAGAAGAGATTATCCGCTGCGTCTGCGGCGCAACTGAGCAGGATGGCGACTCAGAGGAGCCTTGGATCGCTTGCGACAAATGCACGGCATGGCAGCACAAC GATCACAAGGAACTACTGGCTCTCATGGAGCAAGGCGAGCGCCCGTGGGAGTCTCGCCGCAAGGCTTACGAAGACGAACAGaacgagaagaagaagaaaaagaagaagggcgGCAGAGCTGGAAAGCGCGCCAGCGACCCCAAAGAAGAGTTGTCGCAAGACACGAGGAGTAACAAGGCCGAGGATTCACCCGCTCCCTCAGAACCCgccaaggagaagaaggacaaGAAGGACGCCGCATCCAAGGCCGCCACTGGCAAGCGCAAGACGCGAGAGGAGACTGGAGAAAAGGAAGCAAAG ACGCCTGCGCCAAAGCAACGCAAAGTCTCGGATCCAGAAGCATCCCCTGTCGTCAATTACACCGCACCGGCCGACCTAGATGCAAAGGTCAGCGATCTCCCCGAGGATCGCAAGGGACCCGCCCAACTCCTGCAAAAGGCTGTCGGCGGCAGCCTCACTGCTGGTGTCAAGGACAAGACCATCAGTCTCCCAAAAGACACCACTATTGCAGCTAAAGCGGAGCGTATGGCACTCGAGATTGAACGCGCGGTTCACGATGCACACCCGGACCGGAGCCAGTACGCAATGCAGGCGCGGATCCTATATGCGAATATGAAGCTGAACGGCGACTTGACCAAACGCTTATTGAAGCGCACTCTGTCGCCAACTATGCTAGCCACAATGTCTGCCGACGAGCTGGCTACCAAGGAGAGGCAGGAGGCCAACGCTCAGCTGAAGGCCATCTCTGAGAAGCAGTCGATCCTTATCACCGAAGATGGTCCTCGTATGAGGAGAACACACAAAGGCGAAGAGATCGTCGAGAACGAGTCCTTCCATCAGAATGACGAACGCAGGTCTTTCATAAGACGACCAAGTGGCCGAGAGGGGCAGGCTGGCATCAAATCCGACGGAGAATCGCACTATGAGAACTCAGTGGAGCTTCCTGCCCATGCTGGTCTACACATCGATACCCGTGGAGCCCGACACTCTCCCAAGCATCCCGACTTCGACATCAATAAGGTTTACGCAACCGTCAAATCTCCCACGGGCACACACAATCGCCGGCCGTCGGCGCCAAACCATGGCCCCGGTGTTGACGCAGACGTGGATAGACTTCTGCAGGAAGAGACGGACTCTCCACCCTATTCGCCAACTGATGAGACAGATCCTGATGTCATTTGGCGTGGCCACTTGGTAATGAGCTCGATTGCCGACTTCCCGGCTGCCGCCAGGTTTGTTGGTGGCGCCAACCTCTCTACCACCATTGCATTGCCCTGGACCAGCCTCATCCCAAAGAAACTCACGGTTGCCGGACGCATAGACGAACAGAAGGCGATAGAGTATCTCTGCGGCTTGCGCTACGCTGACCAGACCGACATTGTCGTCGTGGCAATAACGCCGTCGTCCGAGGTTTATAGACGGGAGTTCCAGGCCCTCATTGACTATTTCGTCTCGAAAAAGCGCTACGCTGTTGTTGGAGATAAGGGCGTGGGCAATGTGAGGGACACCTACTTGGTTCCTGTCCTTCCGGGGGACAGCAACATGCCAGAGTTCATGCTCAACTTTTCGGATAACCTTGTCCCTCAGAAGAGGACGGAGCCTATGCTATTGGCTGTCTTCGTGTACCGCAATACCCCCAGACAGCCTCAGTTGGGCGGCACCACATCTCAATCACCCGTCACCAATGTGCCAACTCCCCCACAGAGCGGCGTCCCTCCACGACACCCCTCGATATCTGGCCCGGCATTCTCGCCAACGGTTGCCCAGGGCCCCTTCCAGCAACCGGGCTATCCTGTTGGCAACACTGCCCACACTTTACAGGAATATCCAGCACAAGCGGCACATCAGGCTGTTCCGTCTAACCAGCCTCCCACGGGCTATACGGCCGCTCGCGGCGCTGAACTCGAAAATCAACAACGTCAACAACAAGGCCAGGCGCTGGCACAAGAAGTTCTGGGCCCTTTGATCAACAGTCCTACGATGAAGTTCTTGCTGCCTCAAGCCTACCAGATGTCGCGGACAGAGTGGGAGGTCGTTCGAGGCATCTTGGAGAGAGACCTGCGGGCGCGAAATGACCTGACCCATCTAAGCCTCCTGTTGGAGAAACAACCGCCAGCTGCTAAGGGCAGCGATATTGCCTCTCCGGCTCCGCAAGGCGCGCAGGGGGTTGCGCCATCGGCGTGA
- a CDS encoding PAP2 superfamily protein has translation MAPARRDSGSSGNAVASAFTRFWKRTHAPDYLGFAILLTGWIVMLLFIEPFHRMFFINDLHISYPHAEVERVPVYMNFVYALFIPLGVLVAYNVVTKASPHKHEVTYLSFAIAIIMGSFLTDLVKNTVGRPRPDLLARCKPATGTKPDVLVTIDVCTETAHHLLHDGWRSFPSGHSSFSFSGLGFLSLFLAGQLHIFRHNSGGRDLSRALICLLPLLGAALIAISRCEDYRHDVYDVSVGSLLGYVVAYWSYRRHWPKLTAKECHEPHPYPGSDPKTGWNRLRDEEEAGDSRPDVGYEMTQLNSQRH, from the exons ATGGCCCCAGCCCGTCGGGACAGTGGTTCAAGCGGAAATGCTGTCGCATCCGCATTCACCAGGTTTTGGAAG AGAACTCATGCGCCAGACTACCTCGGATTTGCGATTCTCCTTACTGGGTGGATCGTG ATGCTGTTATTTATTGAGCCATTCCACCGCATGTTCTTCATCAACGATCTGCATATCTCATACCCTCATGCCGAGGTCGAGCGCGTACCTGTTT ACATGAACTTTGTATACGCCCTCTTCATACCGCTGGGCGTGTTGGTTGCGTATAATGTTGTCACAAAAGCATCGCCTCACAAGCACGAGGTCACCTACCTGTCCTTTGCCATCGCCATCATCATGGGCTCCTTTCTCACGGACCTCGTCAAGAATACTGTCGGCCGACCGCGTCCCGATTTGTTGGCCAGATGTAAGCCGGCGACTGGCACCAAGCCTGACGTGCTTGTTACCATCGATGTCTGCACTGAGACTGCGCACCATCTCCTCCATGATGGTTGGCGGTCCTTCCCGTCGGGCCATTCgtctttctctttctctggACTTGGCTTCTTGAGCTTATTCTTGGCTGGCCAGCTGCACATTTTCCGACACAACAGTGGAGGCCGAGACCTTAGCCGCGCTCTCATTTGCCTTCTGCCGCTGCTGGGGGCTGCACTCATCGCCATCAGCCGGTGTGAGGACTATAGACACGACGTATATGATGTTTCCGTGGGCTCTTTGCTTGGTTACGTGGTTGCGTACTGGAGTTATCGACGACACTGGCCGAAGTTGACCGCCAAGGAATGTCATGAACCCCATCCATATCCTGGATCGGACCCCAAGACTGGGTGGAACCGCCTGCGAGACGAGGAGGAAGCTGGGGACTCGCGACCCGACGTAGGCTACGAGATGACCCAGCTAAATAGCCAGAGACACTAA
- a CDS encoding WW domain-containing protein has protein sequence MKAEQAPTTSRSHLINMQILRPIVPSWLQTREPLEAALSYRMPEDSPPQFRSSHQHLRKSTTLSMLKSTYKPTANTATPLPLLPGWTEHTAPSGHKYYHNSQTQESTYTRPSAPDAAAAPSTASTSFFQYQTVTQLSDPNVANAYLAQYNAQNQPLPQRGGFGHGGRGGRDVRPRPEPVDKPKSKVPIPGCEPWLLVDTKYGRRFVYNPEKNASYWRIPEKLTAGILEVDKARIREKAGIRSVAETDKEGPPTAQARPTLDATEPTTYDNNEDSSEYEEVEVTDDEVEDQDGEDGPASKRQRTEDPADDAPVEFSEADIAFQLQAMGDAYGLDPGEYDDGNMDEWPEGAEGVEFSQEDAAALFRDLLEDFNISPYSTWEKLIEDGHIIEDPRYTILNTMKARKETWSEWTKDKIKEIKERRAKEEKKDPRIPYMTLLQEKASPKLFWQEFKRKHRKEPSMTDPYIKDKDREKWYREHINRLKMPQATLKADLATLLKSLPLSALNNKTNMSHLPPQLLVDIRYISLQPQVRDPMIATYIQTLGPPPEGDAAEQEDKATRKAREARDRREKALHEHEEKVAEQKRRQQRSLEMGKARLREEEREIERAMQVGKRGLQSQLANLEFQQTRRRAFENQRQSFVSLPVDVSLRRLLQEPGFMHDHNEVFLTIRASHHIQLDSSLADASCRPPNGCRPTVLDGTIIHGLISAVIVGTVIPCSAIPFYREQKHTLRLDRLKIGGAPIGSSATSVISTKYQAMEHNAMSINFGVPSVCFSNQYVSAITHIMGATTLTVFGVIALAQQFPGNFPGNGNGNGNGNGFGNGNGGNGFGGNFNNFVGFNIQEAMHTRRIHGILGTIAFVIVFPIGSIAMRIIPGRFSWLIHGLIQMAGFVLYIAAAALGIKLTQQVTFGGTSLYEISTINFHPIIGLVLLAIFFFQPIFGYIHHVQFKRYGIRQIWSHIHLIIGRLLIPLGIINGGLGLYISNSPKEFKIAYAILAAVFGITWIFVSVISESRRSRQPAVVVVEEHKLRKRSHGRNSGSRGSINVPHRSQQVDSWWRSDELPKRTFFVVGEKAKDWRFECLYLDREYAYHMPEVAFGNGRLSCDYKSSTPNATFNLLGLTLLPCGITWNLNKTFLVSQIIPMWLKLWVMYNEDSRVRNDWEASLGTTSIEKFCIYNRWLEIISHIKSLKYLAIYSFLSKTPGHGAAWSTEKFLPNCHNATTRRIS, from the exons ATGAAAGCTGAACAAGCGCCAACGACTAGCCGCAGTCACTTGATCAACATGCAGATCCTCCGGCCAATT GTCCCGAGCTGGCTGCAGACGCGGGAACCTCTGGAAGCTGCCTTATCTTATCGGATGCCCGAAGATTCTCCGCCTCAATTCCGCTCCTCACATCAACACCTCCGAAAATCAACAACTTTATC TATGCTCAAGTCAACGTACAAGCCGACCGCAAATACTGCGACACCTCTTCCTCTGCTTCCCGGATGGACAGAGCACACTGCGCCAAGCGGACATAAGTACTACCACAACAGCCAAACACAAGAATCGACATACACAAGACCCAGTGCCCCGGACGCTGCTGCTGCACCTTCAACGGCTTCGACGAGCTTCTTCCAATATCAGACCGTTACCCAACTCTCCGATCCCAACGTCGCAAACGCATATCTTGCACAATACAATGCGCAAAACCAGCCTCTGCCTCAGCGAGGAGGTTTCGGTCACGGAGGCAGGGGAGGTAGGGATGTACGCCCGCGTCCCGAGCCGGTGGACAAACCGAAATCTAAGGTGCCGATCCCCGGATGCGAGCCCTGGTTACTAGTCGACACAAAGTACGGGCGCCGCTTTGTCTATAATCCCGAGAAAAATGCTAGCTACTGGCGCATTCCAGAAAAGCTTACGGCTGGTATCTTGGAGGTGGACAAGGCCAGAATCCGCGAGAAAGCTGGGATCAGAAGTGTCGCAGAGACAGACAAGGAGGGACCACCGACAGCCCAAGCTCGACCAACACTAGATGCTACGGAACCCACGACCTACGACAACAACGAGGACAGCTCAGAGTACGAGGAGGTTGAGGTTACGGATGACGAAGTAGAGGACCAAGATGGGGAGGACGGACCTGCTTCCAAGCGCCAGCGTACAGAAGATCCGGCCGATGACGCGCCTGTAGAATTCAGCGAAGCGGACATCGCATTTCAACTGCAAGCAATGGGCGATGCCTACGGACTAGACCCCGGAGAATATGACGACGGGAATATGGACGAGTGGCCTGAAGGTGCAGAGGGGGTCGAGTTCTCACAAGAAGACGCCGCCGCGTTGTTCCGAGATTTACTAGAAGACTTCAACATCAGTCCCTACAGCACGTGGGAGAAACTGATTGAGGATGGACACATCATTGAGGATCCGAGATACACAATTCTCAATACGATGAAGGCACGCAAGGAGACCTGGTCGGAGTGGACCAAGGACAAGATCAAGGAAATCAAGGAACGTCGGGCcaaagaagagaagaaggatCCGCGGATACCGTACATGACGCTACTGCAGGAGAAAGCGTCACCCAAGCTCTTTTGGCAAGAGTTCAAGAGGAAACATCGGAAAGAACCATCCATGACGGACCCCTACATCAAAGACAAGGACCGTGAGAAGTGGTATCGCGAGCACATCAACCGTCTCAAAATGCCCCAAGCCACACTCAAGGCAGATCTCGCCACGCTTCTGAAGTCACTGCCACTTTCTGCACTGAACAACAAAACGAACATGTCGCACCTACCACCGCAGCTGCTCGTCGACATCAGATACATCTCTCTGCAGCCACAAGTGCGGGATCCTATGATCGCGACCTACATACAGACTCTGGGACCACCTCCAGAGGGTGACGCGGCCGAGCAAGAGGATAAAGCGACGCGCAAGGCTCGGGAAGCTAGAGATCGGAGAGAAAAGGCACTGCATGAGCACGAAGAAAAGGTCGCAGAGCAAAAGAGGAGACAGCAGCGAAGCCTCGAAATGGGCAAGGCCCGACTTCGAGAGGAAGAGCGTGAAATCGAACGAGCAATGCAGGTTGGCAAGCGAGGTTTACAGAGCCAGCTGGCCA ACTTGGAATTCCAGCAAACCAGACGGCGTGCTTTTGAAAATCAACGTCAATCTTTCGTGTCTCTT CCCGTTGATGTATCGCTCCGCCGACTGCTGCAGGAACCGGGTTTCATGCACGACCACAATGAGGTCTTTCTCACCATCCGAGCCTCTCATCATATCCAACTTGACTCGAGCCTCGCAGACGCGTCATGCAGACCTCCCAACGGATGCAGACCAACAGTCTTGGACGGAACCATCATCCATGGGTTGA TCAGCGCAGTCATCGTAGGAAC CGTCATTCCCTGCTCCGCCATCCCTTTTTACCGCGAGCAGAAACATACTTTGAGACTC GATCGACTGAAAATCGGCGGCGCGCCCATTGGCTCGTCGGCCACGTCGGTCATCTCG ACGAAGTACCAGGCGATGGAGCATAATGCCATGTCAATTA ACTTTGGTGTTCCGAGTGTCTGCTTTTCGAACCAATACGTCAGCGCAATTACACACATCATGGGCGCAACAACACTCACAGTATTTGGCGTCATCGCCTTGG CGCAACAATTTCCCGGAAATTTCCCTGGCAATGGCAACGGCAACGGCAACGGAAATGGGTTTGGAAATGGCAACGGCGGCAACGGTTTCGGAGGAAACTTCAACAATTTTGTCGGCTTCAACATTCAGGAGGCGATGCACACAAGAAGAATCCACGGCATATTAGGAACAATCGCCTTCGTCATCGTGTTTCCCATCGGCTCGATCGCCATGAGGATCATTCCCGGACGCTTCAGCTGGCTTATCCACGGTCTCATCCAGATGGCCGGCTTCGTTCTCTACATCGCTGCTGCCGCACTGGGTATCAAGTTGACGCAGCAAGTCACATTTGGTGGAACAAGTTTG TATGAGATCAGCACCATTAACTTCCACCCAATTATCGGCCTTGTCCTCCTGGCCATCTTCTTCTTTCAACCCATTTTCGGCTACATCCATCATGTTCAATTCAAGAGGTACGGCATCCGTCAAATCTGGTCACACATCCACCTGATCATTGGCCGCCTCCTCATTCCGCTCGGCATCATCAACGGCGGTCTTGGCCTATACATCTCTAACTCTCCCAAAGAGTTCAAGATCGCCTACGCCATTCTCGCTGCCGTATTTGGCATTACATGGATCTTCGTCTCGGTCATCAGCGAGAGCCGTCGCAGCCGCCAACCGGCCGTGGTGGTCGTCGAGGAACACAAGCTCAGGAAACGGTCCCATGGTCGCAACAGCGGAAGCCGGGGCTC GATAAACGTGCCACATCGGTCGCAGCAGGTTGACTCATGGTGGCGATCGGACGAGCTACCGAAGCGAACTTTTTTTGTAGTTGGCGAGAAAGCAAAGGACTGGCGTTTCGAATGTCTTTATCTTGACAGAGAGTATGCATATCACATGCCAGAAGTTGCCTTTGGAAATGGCCGACTATCTTGTGACTACAAGTCTTCAACTCCTAACGCTACCTTCAACCTTCTCGGCCTTACGCTGTTGCCTTGTGGGATCACATGGAATCTGAACAAGACCTTTCTGGTATCACAGATTAT ACCAATGTGGCTGAAGCTTTGGGTAATGTACAATGAAGATAGTCGTGTCAGAAACGACTGGGAAGCGTCGCTAGGCACG ACTTCAATTGAAAAGTTCTG CATCTACAACAGATGGCTCGAGATCATTTCGCACATCAAGTCCTTGAAGTACTTGGCAATATACAGTTTCCTATCCAAGACACCGGGACATGGTGCAGCTTGGAGTACA GAGAAGTTCTTGCCCAATTGTCATAATGCTACAACTAGGCGGATTTCATGA